In the genome of Brachypodium distachyon strain Bd21 chromosome 3, Brachypodium_distachyon_v3.0, whole genome shotgun sequence, the window CGAGgtacggcggcgggcggcagcagcagcagccgggcGGCGGCATGTCGTCGCTGCTGGGGTGCATGTCGGCGATGTCCGCGCCGATGCTgatgccgccgcagcagctcgACCTCGACATGAGCGTCTACTCGCGCCACTTCGCCGACCACcagcagcacggcggcggcgccatggccgaccaCCACCTCATGACCTCCGTGCCGCAGCTGCAGATGGCCGACCACGGCCACCAACACCCCGGGGTCTCCGCGGTGTCGTCGTACATGGCGCCCGTGGTGGTCCAGGAGCAGGACAGGCAGCTGGTGCTGGACCtggccgccacggccgccgaACACCTCGCCAGGATGTGCCGCGCCGGGGACCCGCTCTGGGCGCGCCGCGTGGCTGGCGCCTCTGGGGAGGTCATGGATGCCGCTGAGCACGCCAGGGTCTTCAGCTGGCCTGTCGTCGACGCTGGCaacaaacagcagcagcagggtgacctcgccgccgcctccgcggcgTTGAGGACCGAGGGGACTCgcgacggcgccgtcgtcaTCATGAACAGCATCACCCTCGTCGACGCTTTCCTCGACGCCGTGAGAACTTCATTCATATATTGCTTGCGTTTTGCTTTCCACGTCGATTGATCAACTTTGATCGATTCACAATTTCACATTAATTGGGGGTGCAGAACAAGTGGATGGAGCTGTTCCCTTCGATCGTGTCCAAGGCAAGGACCATTCAGGTGATACACAATGGAGCTGCCTCCGGCCATCTCGCCAGTGGATCCCTCATCCTGGTAACCATATATTCCTTTAAAAATTCTAATTAATCTGTATTGTTTTCGTTGATCGAATCTAAAGTGAACAACATTGCATGTCATGGCAGATGCAAGCGGAGGTGCAGTTCCTGTCTCCTCTGGTGCCGGCGAGGGAGGTGGTCTTCTTCCGCTACTGCGTGCACAACGCCGACGAGGGCAGCTGGTCCATCGTCGACTTCCCCGCCGACGGCTTCCAGGACGACcttctccagcagcagcagcagaccAGCGCGGTGgtccggtgccggcgccgcccgtcCGGCTGCATCATCCAGGACGCGCCCAATGGCTACTCTAGGGTACGCGACTCTCCAGCCAATGCATGTTGCGTTGCATGGGTGACGTGGCGTTTGCATGTTCAGCTGCATGGCTTACGTGGCATTGCATGTTGCAATGGCTTACGTGGCATAAATTGATGGTCGACACGTGgattgatggatggatgcaggTTGTGTGGGTGGAGCACATGGAGGTGGTCGGGGATGAGAAGCCGCTGCAGCCGGTGTTCAAGGACCatgtggccggcggcgccgcctttGGGGCGACCCGCTGGGTCGCCGTCCTCCAGCGCCAGTGCGAGCGCCTTGCCAGCGAGCTCGCCCGCAACATCGCCGACCAAGGAGGTAATGATGATATAAGCATCGCTCTGCCTTCTCAGTTTCATGTACGCATGTGTGCTGCAATTTCTTCTGCTCAGTTCTCATCATCTTGCTCATCCTGCGCGTGCTGCGGCGCATGAATGCGAATTGGATGATGCCAGGCCTTGCCATGTCTAATACGTTCGATTTCGCCATGAATTTCTTTGCGTGTGCTCAGCCCAtacctgcctgcctgcctgcctgcctgccaaGTGTTTGACCATTTGCCTCAGAGGCCCAGTGCATAGACAGCATAGTCGCTTCTTTTCAACCACACGCCATTTATCATCATATATCCTGGAATTCTGGTGCCAAATTTTTAATCGATGGGTTGTGATTTAAACCTGTTATACTTGCCATGCACTGCACTTCTTTTCCAGCAAAAAAATTTTAAGTCGACATTCATCCATCCTGACAAGAGTCTTAACCATTCTGTTCTCTTTGCTTGTCTTGATTTCCTGATTCCCAGTGATTCGCACCCCTGAGGCGAGGACAAATATGATGAGGCTGTCACAGCGGATGATCACCGCCTTCTGTGCTAACATCAGTGCATCCGGGAGCCAATCTTGGACGGCGCTATCTGATTCTACGGAGGACACAATCAGGGTCACAACAAGGAAGAACACTGAGCCTGGGCAGCCTAGTGGTGTCATCCTCACAGCGGTGTCGACAAGCTGGCTTCCTTTCAGCCATCAGCAGGTGTTTGAACTTCTTGCAGACGAGCAACAGCGTTGTCAGGTAGCACTGATCTGTATATCTAATATCTGCTCAAATGCTGTTATCCCTGTTAGTTTTAGTTATGTTCTTCTATTTTTTAGCTTAATTCATCGGTTTCCTAACAGAAGTTGTGCTTTTGCAGCTCGAGATTATGTCAAACGGAAGCTCTCTTCAAGAGGTGGCACATATTGCAAATGGATCTCACCCGAGGAACTGCATTTCTCTTCTTCGCATAAATGTAAGTACTCTTTCCAGTCATTGCAACTTCTGAATGCTGGAGTCCCTTACTagtttttctcttgttttgAGCCATGTACCACATATTTAATTTGCTCCAACAGCATAATCACACTAATTCAGTTTCATTGGCACCTATAACTTATGAGTACTTATGCTGAAAGAGTATAATCACAATTTGTCAGCTCTTAAATACCAATGACTCGGATTTTATTGGAAGTTAAATAATAATGTATTGTATGTTTAACACGAAAATATACAGTAAACATGCCAAAAATGAAGCAGACGTTTTAAATAGCTCAGTGCTACTGACTTACTGCAGTAACTTCTGCCTGGTGAAGAACCATGTTCATTTTAATAGTTCTTCAAAACACTTACTGTTTACGACCAATACCAAGGACAAGAAATTAATTCTGGCTGATCAAGATGCCACATTAAATGAGATTGGAGTGGTCTAGGCTGAGGCTGGCACATGCATCACTGCAATTTCCTACTGAAGTATATTCGTTCCTGTGCTATCAATACCAACAAATTTCAGCTGCAAATAAGGCGTACAAATTTATGTCTAATAACTTAGCTTCGTTTACTGCCTTTCCATGTTTTAATCTTATTGTGCCATCTAGCTCCTTTGACATCCCTGTAAATATGGAAGTACATGTATAATTCGTCGAAGAGagtttgattttcttttttcttgtgatTGCAACTAAATTTAGATTACCATTTATCCCAGGCTGACATCTCAGTAAAATGTTTGACACTAACATTTTTGCAACCCCTACACACAGGCTGCAAGCAACTCATCACAAAATGTGGAGCTCCTGCTGCAGGAGACCAGCACCCACCCTGATGGTGGAAGCCTTGTAGTGTTTGCCACCGTGGATGTTGATGCCATCCAGGTGACAATGAGCGGCGAGGACCCTTCCTAcatccctctcctccccctgGGCTTTGCAATCTTCCCAGCCACCAACCCTTCACCTTCAGCAACTAGAGCAAACACAGGCGACGGTGAAAGTACTCCAGGTAACGCAGATGAGCCCGCCAATGGCTGCCTCCTCACCGTCGGCATGCAGGTGCTAGCCAGCGCCGTACCGTCGGCTAAGCTTAACCTCTCGAGTGTCACTGCAATCAACAGCCATATCTGCAACACCATTCACCAGATTACAACAGCACTTAAAGGTGCCGGAGCGAGCCGGTCTGAGCCGGTGTCTGCAGGTTCCGATCAGTAAGCAAGAAAGACTGGGTGGGAACAGAGGGGAGCAAGAACAAAATGCCAAGTCCAATAATTTCGCTACCTGCTAACATCTCAATCGTGTCTGTTAGCTCAGCGGCAAGGGAGGATTTGACAAGAACCCAACCCTAACATGTTCAACTTCGAAACTCCTCTCTTCCCGCCATGTGCCTCTCAAAATGACAAAAATACCCACAAGTAAGCACTGGGGGCATTTTGATCATTTTGGGAAGGTAATCTCCAATTTGGAAGGGTCTTGTCAAGCTCTCACTTGCACCAACCAACTGAATCAGCCCAGGCATTTTGGTCCATCTAGTTCTTGCTGCTCCCCCTCTCTGTTCCCTTGCTCAAAAGTCAGACTGTGAAGGTTAGCTCTGGTATCTTTTCTTTGATTTTGTAATAATGAGAATACTTAGTTTGAGCGTGTGCTTTGTGGTAGACTTGTTGAAGACTTATTAAGCAGATTGTAGGAGAGAAGATAAAGGAAAGAGAGGAGGAGTCAAGAGCGAACCATTTGTGACCCTTCCCACTAGCAAAGGAGGGTCTTGGTTCGGGAATTGACTTGTTTCCTCTCTGCGCTGCCTTTGCCTTTTCTGTAAACCTTTGGCTTATGTTTTACTATTACCGTGTTAATTTCTCactcaatttttttgctaGTACATTTCAATTTgcaaatctctctctctctctctctctggttGTTGGATGGCAGTGAATGTGGATgctgccttttgttttttgtgtcAACCCAATCTGTGCCAGGCCTTGAATGCCCTGCCTTTCTGCTGCATTGTAGTATTGCATTGGATCCCTTGTCATGGTGCACTAGCCTCCTCCATTGCTTGAAAATTTCTGACAACCTACAACTGTGGAAGAGGACCAATTTTTGGGCTGCAAGGCAATGCTGTGCTGTTCAAGcttcagctgctgctgcttattAATTTCCCCCTGTACTATACTCCTACACATGGAGATGCTGTGTCTGTTGGGTAGTTGGGGGGATGCCTCTCACAAATACTATGAAAAGGGACCACATCGAAAggttcttctttctcttttttttcttccaaagaACTCTGCATACCATGCCATAGATCTCCCTGTCTAGTATCTATAGATAGCTCTATTCTACCTATGCCCATACTGGATGTGTTTGATTCCTTGACTTGTGTGTGCCATGTATGCAATGTGGTTGCATGCTTGGTCCTCTAGCTGGATCAGGAAGGGGTCTCCCTATCTTCAACTAGGTTTTGGAGTCCTGACAGTGACAGCAGAATGGTTGGAGGTgtccttgcatgcatgtgtttaaTCATCCTGTCTTAAATAAATGGTCCTCCTGGGCCATGTATTTTGATATGTGGTGTGCTGTCGAGGGAGACAACTGGTGGTGGTGTGTGTTTGTGTTATCAGTGGCAAGGCAAGTAgaagaagaataagaagcccTTGAAATGAGGGAGTTTTAGAGCTCTCAATCTATCTTCTCCATGTGCCCTGTTGGCATGCTGAATTGCTGAGGCTGATGACTTCTGTCGGTTGAGTCAATGGATGGAGGACCCTGTGCCTGGCACAGTGGGGTGAGGTCAGGTGACATTTCATGGATCATGATTCATCAGGTCAGGCGTTGCATGCCATGCCATTGCCACTGCCCTGCGCCGCTCCCTGCCATTGGCTCTGGCTCCTGCTTACCATACGGACAGCTTGCCCAAATTAAATGTGAAGCTGGCCATCAAATTCAAAGAAAGAAGCCAACTGTAAAATATCCTCATTACATTCTGGA includes:
- the LOC100840138 gene encoding homeobox-leucine zipper protein ROC3, which gives rise to MFGDCQVLSSMAAMAGGSSSADALFASPLMQPNPGGFNMGMAPFHHHHFSTTLIPKEEGVMSMGKDDDMDLTEMDMAELSGGSGSAHLDGLLAFDDDDHKPHHNEPNMASTGAANNGNNAANGGKKKRYHRHTAHQIQQMEALFKECPHPDDKQRLKLSQELGLKPRQVKFWFQNRRTQMKAQQDRADNVILRAENESLKTDNFRLQAALRNVVCPTCGHPGAVLADVPYEEQTLRVENARLKDELDRLASIATRYGGGRQQQQPGGGMSSLLGCMSAMSAPMLMPPQQLDLDMSVYSRHFADHQQHGGGAMADHHLMTSVPQLQMADHGHQHPGVSAVSSYMAPVVVQEQDRQLVLDLAATAAEHLARMCRAGDPLWARRVAGASGEVMDAAEHARVFSWPVVDAGNKQQQQGDLAAASAALRTEGTRDGAVVIMNSITLVDAFLDANKWMELFPSIVSKARTIQVIHNGAASGHLASGSLILMQAEVQFLSPLVPAREVVFFRYCVHNADEGSWSIVDFPADGFQDDLLQQQQQTSAVVRCRRRPSGCIIQDAPNGYSRVVWVEHMEVVGDEKPLQPVFKDHVAGGAAFGATRWVAVLQRQCERLASELARNIADQGVIRTPEARTNMMRLSQRMITAFCANISASGSQSWTALSDSTEDTIRVTTRKNTEPGQPSGVILTAVSTSWLPFSHQQVFELLADEQQRCQLEIMSNGSSLQEVAHIANGSHPRNCISLLRINAASNSSQNVELLLQETSTHPDGGSLVVFATVDVDAIQVTMSGEDPSYIPLLPLGFAIFPATNPSPSATRANTGDGESTPGNADEPANGCLLTVGMQVLASAVPSAKLNLSSVTAINSHICNTIHQITTALKGAGASRSEPVSAGSDQ